One window from the genome of Cyprinus carpio isolate SPL01 chromosome B1, ASM1834038v1, whole genome shotgun sequence encodes:
- the LOC109084025 gene encoding leucine-rich repeat-containing protein 58-like encodes MARFPNMDDKCSVLYLSRLHLDDLSLDHLTDSKRQQIQQLHLTYNRLSFLPPSVCFLCNLEYLDISNNALTVITDDIMRLTNLKTFVAKNNLLDESSFPKEFERMQVETLNMSGNRFEDIPMQFLKMTTLQSLSLGGNRLKSIPAEIENLNSLEMLYLGGNLISSIPPEVADLTSLRYLVLCDNRIQSIPPQLSKLHSLLSLSLHNNLLTFLPREILSLVHLQELSLRGNPLVVRFIKDMTYDPPSLMELAARVIKSQNLPFSSCDLPSNLIHYLNLASECPNPKCAGVYFDSCVRHIKFVDFCGKYRLPLMHYLCSPQCSSPCSSNPQSDAESEEENSVPADRLQRVLLG; translated from the exons ATGGCTCGTTTCCCAAACATGGACGACAAGtgttctgttttatatttatcgCGTCTGCATCTGGACGACTTGAGCTTGGATCATCTCACGGACAGTAAAAGACAACAAATCCAGCAGCTTCATCTCACTTACAATCGCTTATCCTTTCTTCCACCTTCCGTTTGTTTTCTGTGTAACCTGGAATATCTGGATATCAGCAATAATGCGCTCACAGTCATAACAGATGACATTATGCGACTAACAAACCTGAAGACGTTTGTAGCAAAGAACAATCTTCTGGACGAGTCCTCGTTCCCTAAAGAGTTTGAACGCATGCAGGTAGAGACTCTGAATATGAGTGGGAACAGGTTTGAGGACATTCCCATGCAGTTTCTCAAAATGACCACACTACAGTCCCTGTCACTTGGAGGAAACAGACTGAAGAGTATCCCTGCAGAAATAGAGAACCTGAACAG CCTAGAGATGCTGTATTTGGGAGGAAACCTCATCTCCTCCATCCCACCTGAGGTGGCTGACCTCACCAGTCTGAGATACCTGGTTCTATGTGACAATCGCATCCAAAGCATACCACCCCAGCTCAGCAA ACTACACTCCCTGCTCTCTCTCAGTCTCCACAACAACCTGCTGACCTTCCTCCCTCGTGAGATCCTCAGCCTCGTCCATTTGCAGGAGCTCAGTCTGCGTGGAAACCCTCTTGTTGTGCGCTTCATCAAGGATATGACCTACGACCCTCCATCCCTGATGGAGCTGGCAGCACGCGTCATCAAGTCCCAGAACCTGCCGTTCAGCTCGTGTGACCTACCGTCCAATCTGATCCATTATTTAAACCTGGCTAGCGAATGTCCCAACCCAAAGTGTGCAG GTGTTTACTTTGACTCTTGTGTGAGGCACATCAAGTTTGTGGATTTCTGTGGGAAGTACCGCCTGCCGCTCATGCATTACCTCTGTTCGCCGCAGTGTTCCTCTCCCTGCAGCTCGAACCCACAGAGCGACGCAGAGTCAGAGGAGGAGAACAGCGTCCCTGCAGACAGGCTCCAGAGAGTACTGCTGGGATAG